A genome region from Sphingobium sp. WTD-1 includes the following:
- a CDS encoding Crp/Fnr family transcriptional regulator, translated as MVATSCFAERLAKTVPLSDAEKAALARLEENPRKIKRGAMIQRVNETITELFVLREGRVMSYVILPDGSRQILRVYFPGDFIGSASTIYSKAPESLVALSDAIVCPFDKHALRRLLEEYPRVAALLFLLSNAERVAMTDRLASLGRTSARARVASFLLDMFDRLRVTDDSITDSFDLKLTQEEIGDAIGLTSVHVNRMIRQMEQEKLISRANGRITLVDMARLEEIGHYTNRHKHMDLDWLPAMS; from the coding sequence ACGCAGAAAAAGCAGCATTGGCTCGGCTGGAAGAAAATCCCCGCAAGATCAAGCGCGGGGCCATGATCCAGCGCGTCAACGAGACGATCACTGAGTTGTTCGTGCTGCGCGAAGGTCGGGTCATGAGCTATGTCATCCTGCCCGATGGCAGCCGCCAGATATTGCGCGTCTACTTCCCCGGCGATTTCATCGGTTCGGCCAGCACCATCTACAGCAAGGCCCCGGAATCACTGGTCGCCCTGTCAGACGCCATCGTCTGCCCGTTCGACAAGCATGCGCTGCGCCGGTTGCTGGAGGAATATCCGCGCGTCGCCGCCCTGCTGTTCCTGCTGTCCAATGCGGAGCGGGTGGCGATGACCGATCGGCTTGCCTCGCTCGGCCGTACATCGGCCAGGGCGCGGGTCGCCTCCTTCCTGCTCGACATGTTCGACCGGCTGCGCGTGACGGACGACAGCATCACCGACAGTTTCGACCTCAAGCTGACGCAGGAAGAGATTGGCGACGCGATCGGCCTGACGTCGGTTCATGTGAACCGGATGATCCGGCAGATGGAGCAGGAAAAGCTGATCAGCCGCGCCAATGGCCGGATCACGCTGGTCGACATGGCCCGGCTGGAAGAGATCGGCCATTATACCAACCGGCACAAGCATATGGACCTGGACTGGCTGCCCGCGATGAGCTGA